Proteins encoded within one genomic window of Acidiferrobacter thiooxydans:
- the nifV gene encoding homocitrate synthase, producing the protein MDLTVGINDTTLRDGEQTAGVVFSAEEKIAIACALDQAGIAEMEVGIPILGPEERETIRAIGALGLRARPMVWARMCPADLDAASLCGNVLVHLSIPVSDIHIQRKLKRSHAWVLKTVTRFVGMAVDRGMRVSVGAEDASRADPDFLCRVAEVAQKAGAWRLRFADTLGVLDPFTTRERIGALVRHTDLPIEMHAHDDLGLATANTLAAVLAGARYVNTTVNGLGERAGNASLEEVVLALHVIYRRTTGIDMTQLPAISGLVGQASGRPAPPQKSVVGDAVFTHEAGIHVDGLLKDVRTYQGFDPAEVGRAHRIVLGKYSGSQAVTYVYDKLGIALSREQARRIVTLVRAHAMRTKTSPSDQDLRDFLGQTRTLGLAGATL; encoded by the coding sequence ATGGATCTTACGGTAGGCATCAATGACACCACGTTGCGCGACGGCGAACAGACCGCGGGCGTGGTCTTTAGCGCCGAGGAGAAGATCGCCATCGCCTGCGCCCTGGATCAGGCCGGCATCGCCGAGATGGAGGTCGGTATACCGATTCTTGGTCCCGAGGAGCGCGAGACGATCCGCGCCATCGGCGCGCTCGGTCTGCGCGCCCGGCCCATGGTGTGGGCGCGCATGTGTCCCGCCGACCTCGACGCCGCGAGCCTTTGCGGTAACGTCCTCGTCCATCTGTCCATACCGGTATCGGACATTCATATTCAGCGCAAGCTAAAGCGCAGCCACGCGTGGGTACTAAAGACCGTGACACGCTTTGTGGGCATGGCCGTGGATCGGGGGATGCGGGTGTCGGTCGGCGCCGAGGATGCCTCGCGCGCCGATCCGGACTTTTTGTGCCGCGTGGCGGAGGTGGCGCAGAAGGCCGGCGCCTGGCGCCTGCGGTTTGCCGACACCCTGGGGGTGCTGGATCCATTCACCACGCGCGAACGCATCGGCGCGCTGGTGCGCCATACCGATCTGCCGATCGAGATGCATGCCCACGATGATCTGGGTCTGGCCACCGCCAACACCCTGGCGGCGGTGCTTGCCGGTGCGCGCTACGTCAATACCACCGTCAATGGCTTAGGCGAGCGCGCCGGCAACGCCAGCCTGGAGGAGGTCGTGCTCGCGCTCCACGTGATCTATCGGCGGACCACCGGCATCGACATGACGCAGCTGCCGGCGATCTCGGGGCTCGTCGGCCAAGCCTCGGGTCGCCCGGCCCCTCCCCAGAAGAGCGTGGTGGGGGATGCGGTGTTTACCCACGAGGCCGGCATCCATGTCGACGGACTTCTGAAGGACGTGCGTACCTATCAGGGATTCGATCCGGCGGAGGTCGGGCGAGCGCATCGCATCGTGCTTGGGAAATACTCGGGCTCGCAGGCCGTGACCTATGTCTACGACAAGCTCGGCATTGCCTTGAGTCGCGAGCAGGCGCGCCGGATCGTGACCCTGGTCCGGGCGCACGCGATGCGCACCAAGACCTCGCCGAGCGATCAGGATCTGCGCGACTTTCTTGGCCAAACCCGAACCCTCGGGCTTGCAGGGGCGACCTTATGA
- the iscU gene encoding Fe-S cluster assembly scaffold IscU yields the protein MSYGDKVLDHYENPRNVGGFDKDDDAVGTGMVGAPACGDVMRLQIRVDDGGVITEARFKTYGCGSAIAASSLTTEWLKGRTLAQALAIKNQAIADELALPPVKIHCSVLAEDAIRAAVADYRAKHALSPDTDRAA from the coding sequence ATGAGTTATGGCGACAAGGTGCTCGATCATTACGAAAATCCCCGCAATGTCGGCGGATTCGACAAGGATGATGATGCCGTCGGGACCGGCATGGTCGGGGCGCCGGCCTGCGGGGACGTCATGCGCCTGCAGATTCGCGTGGACGATGGCGGTGTCATTACCGAGGCCCGGTTCAAGACCTATGGCTGTGGAAGCGCGATCGCTGCCAGCTCGCTTACCACCGAGTGGCTGAAGGGGCGCACCTTGGCGCAGGCCCTAGCGATCAAAAACCAGGCGATAGCCGATGAACTGGCGTTGCCGCCGGTCAAGATCCACTGCTCGGTCTTGGCCGAGGATGCCATACGCGCGGCGGTCGCGGACTATCGCGCCAAGCACGCGCTCTCACCCGACACCGATCGCGCCGCCTAA
- the nifA gene encoding nif-specific transcriptional activator NifA has protein sequence MTKRPEANATTQVLAMYEISKALNSCADLAKNLRATLEILASYLHMQRGMVALVQDDGALQTVSAHGLSRQEKDRGRYLKGEGIIGRVLKTGLPMVIPDVADEPLFLNRTQSRDLGEGDAIAFIGVPIKMGRDTIGVLSVDRETDASQRSTRFEQDVRFLKMVAILIGHAVKQSRVIAAERAALLSEKQRLETALKGRYSIDNVIGHGKRMQEVFAEVHKVAPGRATVLLRGESGTGKEMIARAIHYLSPRKDKAFVRVNCAALTETLLESELFGHEKGAFTGASQERKGRFESAHGGTLFLDEIGEISPAFQTKLLRVLQEREFERVGGNKSIRVDVRLICATNRDLEAAVTDGTFREDLYYRINVVAIFLPPLRERHEDIPFLVEHCLDKFNRENGRQVRMAPEAMRILLQCNWTGNVRELENCVERSATMAQGDVIELPDLSCQQGKCFSGVLQEGWAAKGGTQHPLSRMDTRPGVSAAGNAHAPPPASSERERLIWALEQCGWVQAKAARLLNLTPRQVGYALKKHAIPLRRL, from the coding sequence ATGACCAAGCGGCCAGAGGCCAACGCCACAACACAAGTGCTTGCCATGTACGAGATCAGCAAGGCCCTCAACTCCTGCGCCGACCTGGCGAAGAACCTGCGGGCCACCCTCGAAATCCTGGCGTCCTATCTGCACATGCAGCGTGGCATGGTGGCGCTTGTGCAAGACGACGGGGCCCTGCAGACCGTGAGCGCGCACGGCCTGAGCCGCCAGGAGAAAGACCGCGGACGCTACCTGAAGGGCGAGGGCATCATCGGGCGGGTACTGAAGACCGGTCTGCCCATGGTCATACCGGACGTGGCCGATGAGCCGTTATTCTTGAATCGCACGCAATCACGGGATCTGGGCGAAGGGGACGCGATCGCGTTCATTGGCGTGCCGATCAAGATGGGCCGCGACACGATCGGGGTATTGAGCGTGGACCGCGAGACCGATGCCTCCCAGCGATCTACGCGCTTCGAGCAGGACGTGCGCTTTCTGAAGATGGTCGCGATTCTGATCGGGCACGCCGTAAAGCAAAGCCGCGTGATCGCCGCGGAACGCGCCGCACTGCTGTCCGAAAAACAACGCCTTGAGACCGCCTTGAAGGGGCGCTACAGCATCGACAATGTGATCGGCCACGGCAAACGCATGCAGGAGGTGTTCGCGGAGGTCCACAAGGTGGCGCCGGGGCGCGCCACCGTGCTTTTGCGCGGCGAATCCGGGACCGGAAAGGAGATGATCGCGCGCGCCATCCATTACCTGAGCCCGCGCAAGGATAAGGCCTTCGTGCGCGTCAATTGCGCGGCACTCACCGAGACCCTGCTCGAATCCGAGCTCTTCGGCCACGAAAAAGGCGCCTTCACCGGCGCCTCCCAGGAGCGCAAGGGGCGCTTTGAGTCCGCACATGGCGGCACGCTCTTCCTGGATGAGATCGGCGAGATCTCGCCGGCCTTCCAGACGAAGCTCTTGCGCGTACTCCAGGAGCGCGAATTCGAACGGGTCGGCGGAAACAAGTCGATCCGGGTCGACGTGCGCCTGATATGCGCCACCAACCGCGACCTGGAGGCGGCGGTCACCGACGGCACATTCCGCGAAGACCTCTACTACCGCATCAATGTCGTGGCGATCTTTCTGCCGCCCTTGCGCGAACGCCACGAGGATATCCCGTTTCTCGTCGAGCATTGTCTCGACAAATTCAACCGCGAGAACGGCCGGCAGGTGCGCATGGCACCCGAGGCGATGCGCATCCTCTTGCAATGCAATTGGACCGGCAATGTGCGCGAACTCGAAAACTGCGTGGAGCGCTCCGCGACCATGGCGCAGGGCGATGTCATCGAGCTCCCGGACCTTTCCTGCCAGCAAGGAAAGTGCTTTTCAGGGGTCCTGCAGGAGGGCTGGGCGGCGAAAGGCGGTACGCAGCACCCCCTATCGCGCATGGACACGCGACCCGGGGTATCCGCGGCGGGCAACGCGCACGCCCCGCCGCCGGCGAGTTCCGAGCGCGAACGCCTGATCTGGGCCCTCGAGCAGTGCGGATGGGTGCAGGCGAAGGCCGCACGCCTTCTCAACCTTACTCCGCGGCAGGTCGGCTACGCCCTGAAGAAGCACGCCATCCCCCTGCGCCGCCTGTAG
- a CDS encoding tetratricopeptide repeat protein: MDLGSDYATGRGVSQDYAKAVYWYKKAAAQGISAGETALGSLYANRHGVLKNYVKAVYWYRRAAAQGYIYAESNLGLAYLQGLGVPQDDTSALKWLILAKAGGLAAAAQALHILERVAAPAQVAQAQTLAKQWWARHHGTK; the protein is encoded by the coding sequence ATCGATTTGGGTAGTGACTACGCTACCGGCCGTGGGGTTTCGCAGGACTACGCTAAAGCTGTCTACTGGTATAAGAAGGCCGCGGCGCAAGGAATTTCTGCCGGGGAAACCGCGCTTGGTTCCCTATACGCGAATAGGCATGGCGTTTTGAAAAACTACGTCAAAGCCGTTTACTGGTATCGCAGGGCCGCCGCGCAAGGGTATATCTATGCGGAAAGTAACCTCGGCTTGGCTTACTTACAGGGACTTGGCGTCCCGCAGGACGACACCTCGGCGCTCAAGTGGCTTATCCTTGCGAAGGCGGGTGGATTAGCGGCGGCGGCTCAAGCGCTTCATATATTAGAGCGAGTCGCTGCCCCCGCACAGGTCGCCCAAGCGCAGACGCTGGCAAAACAGTGGTGGGCGAGGCATCACGGCACGAAGTAG
- a CDS encoding tetratricopeptide repeat protein translates to MYWYRKAAAQGYANAENNIAGAYAHGLGVPQDYAKAIYWERKAAGQGCVNAENNLASLYTQGLGVPRNDIRAIYWYRKAAAQGSAAAEASVGSFYASGKGVSQSYTKAAAWWHKAAAQGDVQAEYDLGVRRAKGLGISRNDIKAIYWYRKAAVGGLRRCGKQPRFPLRQRPRRPAGLRESLLLV, encoded by the coding sequence ATTTACTGGTATCGAAAAGCTGCCGCGCAAGGCTACGCCAATGCGGAAAATAATATCGCTGGAGCCTACGCCCACGGACTCGGTGTTCCACAGGACTATGCGAAGGCCATTTACTGGGAACGAAAGGCCGCCGGGCAAGGCTGCGTCAATGCGGAAAATAATCTCGCTAGCCTCTACACTCAGGGCCTAGGTGTCCCGCGAAACGACATCAGGGCCATTTACTGGTATCGCAAGGCCGCGGCGCAGGGGAGTGCCGCCGCGGAAGCCTCCGTCGGTTCCTTCTATGCCAGCGGCAAGGGTGTTTCGCAGAGTTATACAAAAGCTGCTGCTTGGTGGCACAAGGCGGCAGCGCAAGGGGACGTCCAGGCTGAATATGATCTGGGTGTGCGCCGCGCCAAGGGTCTAGGCATATCGCGAAATGACATTAAGGCCATTTACTGGTATAGAAAGGCCGCCGTAGGGGGGCTCCGTCGATGCGGAAAACAACCTCGGTTTCCTCTACGGCAACGGCCTCGGCGTCCCGCAGGACTACGCGAAAGCCTTCTACTGGTATAA
- a CDS encoding DMT family transporter has translation MRARDIVWLLVATALMGSSFAIGQMGLRYAPPLFLAGLRFTLAGALLAGFARKRRPLARWSDRGRVVTIGLLQTAGVMGTIFVSLKTIPAGESAILTFANPLIVVVGGSVLLRYRYRARQWAGVVVGFTGLAVAVGGGFVLRPGVPLALSSAIFWAAATLLMKRWQGFADLWVLTAYQMLTGGLVLLALGAVFEVPDFRWNAASAAILAWLVVMASIVQFGAWFYVLHRNDPARVSAYLFLAPVFGVLSGWLLLDQPVGWHVAAGALGIAAGIWLVNQAPSAAGATDPVR, from the coding sequence GTGCGCGCACGCGATATCGTCTGGCTTTTGGTGGCGACCGCGCTCATGGGCTCGTCTTTTGCCATCGGACAAATGGGACTGCGTTACGCCCCCCCGCTTTTCCTGGCGGGGCTGCGATTCACCCTGGCCGGCGCGCTGCTCGCCGGGTTTGCACGCAAACGCCGGCCACTGGCCCGATGGAGCGACCGTGGGCGGGTGGTCACCATAGGCCTCCTTCAGACCGCGGGCGTCATGGGCACGATCTTCGTGAGCCTAAAGACGATCCCTGCCGGCGAGTCGGCCATCCTCACCTTTGCCAATCCCCTGATTGTGGTCGTCGGCGGGTCTGTGCTGCTCCGCTATCGGTATCGCGCGCGGCAATGGGCGGGCGTGGTCGTGGGGTTCACCGGCCTCGCAGTGGCGGTCGGCGGGGGCTTTGTATTGAGGCCAGGTGTGCCCCTGGCGCTTTCGTCGGCGATCTTCTGGGCGGCCGCTACGCTCCTCATGAAACGCTGGCAGGGGTTCGCGGACCTATGGGTGCTGACTGCCTATCAGATGCTCACGGGTGGGCTGGTCCTGCTGGCACTGGGCGCGGTCTTCGAGGTGCCCGATTTCCGCTGGAATGCCGCTTCGGCGGCGATCCTCGCATGGCTTGTGGTTATGGCCTCGATCGTGCAGTTCGGCGCCTGGTTTTATGTGCTGCACCGAAACGACCCGGCGCGCGTGAGCGCCTATCTCTTTCTTGCTCCGGTATTTGGTGTGTTATCCGGCTGGCTGCTCCTGGACCAGCCCGTCGGTTGGCATGTGGCCGCGGGCGCGCTCGGAATCGCCGCCGGCATCTGGCTCGTAAACCAGGCGCCGAGCGCAGCAGGCGCCACTGATCCGGTGCGTTGA
- a CDS encoding putative bifunctional diguanylate cyclase/phosphodiesterase — translation MDEIFHVVVLMDPDDCGRKLAPYLRTPGARIIRKSIAPNGIRREAALFTVSRSASQVARKGRRAPAPAMSVRRRAQAVLRALPALITDLLGTEGQERMVTRATAALLRFPGIYAARIVLYKEYRTAPRREGFASVEDPYRLGRFRNARRHPPLPIAPGLRHAALSLFDNSHPIGFVDLAVSSDALLPPTRGALLAAGRSITSAVERERSRTHMRRLHFLHARRTAELSAEIAERRRTEQKLLRFMIAIEQSGDSVFITDTKGVIRYVNKAFETITGYTREEAIDCTPRILRSGRHTRAFYDNMWHTIRSGSVYRDMFINRRKDGSLYYEQATITPLRDESGAIAYFVSTGKDMTEHIATEERINYLAHHDPLTNLPTRALLSERIDAAIVQDEYGNRSLAVLLFDLDRFQRVNDTFGPLVGDRIVQEFAERLRAVLGRKAFVARLGGDEFAALLAPMRSVQEASIFADHLAALVSEPFNVSGHEFFLTVSIGVSLAPTDGADAETLLKNAGSALDRAKLRGGNAHEFYTADMNAKALERLTLESRLRRALERDELRLFYQPQKDMVSGRIVGAEALMRWQQPDGALVSPAGFIPLLEETGLIVPAGEWALQAALAQMEAWRAQGLCDMRVSVNISARQFRDRALLAVLADILGRWPHSEGLLELELTESVLMENAQGAVDMLEALSDMGIRLAVDDFGTGYSSLSYLKRFPLNALKIDQSFVADLTRHTDGGAITRAIITLGHELGLDIIAEGVETEDQMSFLRRQHCDLVQGYLVAHPLSGPAVAELLRAQT, via the coding sequence ATGGATGAGATATTCCACGTCGTCGTACTCATGGATCCGGACGATTGCGGGCGCAAGCTGGCCCCCTACCTCAGGACACCGGGGGCACGCATAATCCGCAAAAGCATCGCGCCGAACGGAATACGCAGGGAGGCCGCGCTCTTTACCGTATCGCGCTCAGCCTCCCAGGTCGCCCGCAAGGGCCGGCGCGCACCGGCACCGGCCATGTCGGTACGCCGTCGGGCGCAGGCGGTATTGAGGGCCCTTCCGGCACTCATCACCGACCTGCTCGGCACCGAAGGGCAAGAGCGGATGGTGACGCGCGCAACTGCGGCCCTTCTGCGCTTTCCCGGGATATATGCGGCGCGCATCGTGCTGTACAAGGAATACCGGACCGCTCCACGGCGCGAAGGCTTCGCGAGCGTCGAGGACCCATACCGCCTTGGGCGATTTCGCAACGCCCGCCGGCACCCGCCATTGCCGATCGCACCCGGCCTTCGGCACGCCGCCCTGTCTTTATTCGATAACAGCCATCCAATCGGCTTTGTCGATCTCGCGGTAAGCTCGGACGCGCTCCTGCCGCCCACGCGCGGTGCACTGCTCGCCGCGGGGCGCAGCATAACGAGTGCCGTCGAACGGGAACGTTCGCGCACGCATATGCGCCGACTACACTTTCTGCACGCGCGCCGTACAGCGGAGCTGTCCGCCGAGATCGCCGAACGAAGACGCACGGAGCAGAAACTGCTGCGCTTCATGATTGCCATCGAGCAATCGGGAGACTCGGTATTCATAACCGACACCAAGGGCGTCATCCGTTATGTAAACAAGGCCTTTGAAACGATTACGGGCTACACCCGCGAGGAGGCGATAGACTGTACGCCGCGCATCCTGCGCTCCGGCCGCCATACTCGCGCGTTTTACGACAATATGTGGCATACGATACGTTCCGGGTCCGTGTATCGCGACATGTTCATAAACCGTCGGAAGGATGGCTCACTCTACTACGAACAGGCGACGATCACGCCGTTGCGCGACGAAAGCGGCGCCATAGCCTATTTCGTATCGACCGGAAAAGATATGACCGAACATATCGCCACCGAGGAGCGCATAAACTATCTTGCGCACCACGATCCACTGACTAATCTTCCCACACGCGCGCTGCTGTCCGAGCGCATCGACGCGGCCATCGTCCAAGACGAGTACGGAAACCGCTCTCTGGCCGTCCTGTTGTTCGATCTCGACCGGTTTCAGCGCGTGAACGACACCTTTGGCCCGCTTGTTGGCGATCGTATCGTCCAGGAATTCGCCGAACGCCTGCGCGCCGTCCTTGGCAGAAAGGCCTTCGTCGCGCGTCTCGGGGGCGACGAGTTCGCGGCGCTGCTCGCGCCCATGAGATCCGTCCAGGAAGCGAGCATATTCGCAGACCATCTGGCAGCTTTGGTGAGCGAGCCGTTCAACGTGAGCGGTCATGAGTTTTTCTTGACGGTGAGCATCGGCGTGAGCCTCGCCCCCACAGACGGCGCCGATGCCGAGACGCTTCTTAAAAATGCCGGCAGCGCCCTGGATCGCGCGAAGTTGCGCGGCGGCAACGCCCACGAATTCTACACTGCCGACATGAACGCCAAGGCGCTCGAGCGGTTGACCCTGGAGAGCCGGCTGCGCCGCGCGCTGGAACGCGACGAATTGCGGCTTTTCTATCAGCCGCAGAAGGACATGGTGAGTGGGCGGATCGTGGGTGCCGAAGCACTGATGCGCTGGCAGCAGCCGGATGGCGCGCTCGTAAGCCCGGCGGGTTTCATACCATTGTTGGAAGAGACCGGCCTTATCGTGCCGGCGGGAGAATGGGCCCTACAGGCGGCGCTCGCCCAGATGGAGGCCTGGCGGGCGCAAGGGCTGTGTGACATGCGCGTGTCTGTGAATATCTCCGCGCGCCAGTTTCGTGATCGCGCCCTACTCGCGGTGCTGGCCGACATTCTCGGGCGCTGGCCGCACAGCGAGGGCCTGCTGGAACTGGAGCTCACGGAGTCCGTCCTCATGGAGAACGCCCAGGGGGCGGTCGATATGCTGGAGGCCTTGAGCGACATGGGCATAAGGCTTGCGGTCGATGACTTCGGGACCGGCTACTCGTCTTTGAGTTACCTCAAGCGCTTCCCCTTGAACGCACTTAAGATCGACCAATCGTTCGTAGCCGACCTCACGCGCCATACCGACGGCGGTGCCATCACTCGCGCCATCATCACGCTGGGCCACGAATTGGGGCTCGACATCATCGCCGAGGGCGTCGAGACCGAGGACCAGATGAGCTTCCTGCGCCGCCAACACTGCGACTTGGTGCAGGGCTACCTGGTGGCGCACCCGCTGTCTGGGCCGGCGGTCGCGGAATTGTTGCGCGCCCAGACTTAG
- a CDS encoding RibD family protein has protein sequence MPILTLYPGAPQRRELAGLYLDDVPADVGHPFIYANFLASLDGRIALRDGNGHKGVPATIANDLDWRLYTELLVQADAVLTTGPQARAIATGAFKDMMITAHERYPDLRDYRRARGLSAHPVCVVVTSRPHDLAGGALKSAHPGTIVAITPTKARDEVQAARAAGLQVIVVDEALTVTGKDLWRVLDERGLRRVYMTGGPRLFHSLLVDRVVDRLYLTTACRLLGGEEDMETLVRGSVLPLPVEARLRRLALDAVGPPQQLFASYELARIDR, from the coding sequence ATGCCCATACTGACGCTGTACCCAGGCGCCCCGCAAAGACGCGAGCTTGCGGGCCTGTACCTCGATGACGTGCCGGCAGATGTCGGGCACCCCTTCATCTATGCCAACTTTCTCGCGAGCCTCGATGGCCGCATCGCGCTACGCGACGGCAATGGACACAAAGGCGTCCCCGCGACGATCGCCAACGACCTGGATTGGCGCCTGTACACGGAGTTGCTGGTGCAGGCCGACGCCGTACTCACCACGGGTCCCCAGGCCCGGGCGATCGCCACAGGCGCGTTCAAAGATATGATGATCACCGCGCACGAGCGCTATCCGGACCTCCGCGACTACCGCCGCGCGCGCGGCCTGAGCGCGCACCCCGTGTGCGTCGTCGTGACCTCGCGACCCCATGATTTGGCGGGAGGGGCGCTCAAGTCCGCGCATCCGGGCACCATTGTGGCCATAACCCCCACCAAGGCAAGGGATGAGGTGCAGGCGGCGCGCGCGGCAGGGCTTCAAGTCATCGTAGTCGATGAGGCGCTCACCGTGACGGGCAAGGATCTTTGGCGGGTGCTCGATGAACGCGGGCTGCGGCGCGTGTACATGACGGGCGGCCCGCGGCTCTTCCACAGCTTATTGGTAGACCGGGTAGTTGATCGACTTTACCTCACCACCGCCTGCCGTCTCCTGGGGGGCGAAGAGGATATGGAAACGCTGGTGCGGGGATCGGTCTTACCGCTGCCGGTCGAGGCGCGACTGCGCCGTCTCGCGCTCGATGCCGTGGGGCCGCCGCAACAACTGTTTGCGAGCTACGAGCTGGCTCGTATTGACCGGTAG
- a CDS encoding NAD(P)/FAD-dependent oxidoreductase, whose amino-acid sequence MKRILIVGGGTGGTILANNLARRLRQEIDSARASVTLLSASARHMYQPGLLYVAFGKMAPSELYVDQETLLDPAIHFHVDPVESFDLDHNEVKAKSGKTYGYDYLAICTGSRPVLASVPGLMESAHHVYTEDAAVKTAEALRTFEGGRIAIVTGVPHKCPMVPLELTFMMYDYFKDRDLLDKVSFTYTYPIGRIHSLENVAKWAAPEFDRMGVRYETLFNAKEVDGVQKRVHSEEGSVVEFDLLIAVPPHKGMEVIEQNKLGTAGWIPTNRATLAMEGRENVFVLGDTTNLPISKAGSTAHYEAEVLGENLARLATQGGAMRSYEGKVFCFIEAGKDRATYASFDYKNPPQPRPPSRAIHWFKLAYNRLYWNSVRGLL is encoded by the coding sequence ATGAAAAGAATACTCATAGTGGGCGGCGGGACGGGCGGTACGATCCTTGCGAACAATCTTGCGCGCAGGCTTCGTCAAGAGATCGACAGCGCGCGCGCGTCTGTAACCCTGCTGTCGGCGAGCGCCCGCCACATGTATCAGCCCGGCCTGCTCTATGTCGCGTTTGGCAAGATGGCCCCGTCTGAGCTTTATGTCGATCAAGAGACCTTGCTCGACCCGGCGATACACTTCCATGTCGATCCGGTGGAGTCCTTCGATCTCGATCATAATGAGGTCAAGGCCAAGAGCGGAAAAACCTACGGCTATGACTATCTCGCGATCTGCACGGGATCGCGCCCGGTACTGGCCTCTGTCCCCGGTCTCATGGAAAGCGCCCACCATGTGTACACCGAGGATGCGGCCGTAAAGACCGCCGAGGCCCTGAGGACCTTTGAGGGCGGACGGATCGCCATCGTCACCGGGGTTCCGCACAAGTGCCCCATGGTACCGCTCGAACTCACCTTCATGATGTACGACTATTTCAAGGACCGCGACCTGCTCGACAAGGTGAGCTTTACCTATACCTACCCCATAGGCCGTATCCATTCCCTGGAGAACGTCGCCAAGTGGGCGGCCCCGGAATTCGATCGCATGGGCGTGCGCTACGAGACGCTGTTCAACGCCAAGGAGGTCGACGGGGTCCAGAAGCGCGTGCATAGCGAAGAGGGGAGTGTGGTGGAATTCGATCTCTTGATCGCAGTCCCGCCCCACAAGGGCATGGAGGTCATAGAGCAGAACAAGCTCGGCACCGCGGGATGGATACCCACCAATCGCGCGACGCTCGCCATGGAGGGCCGGGAAAACGTGTTCGTGCTTGGCGACACCACGAACCTGCCGATCAGCAAGGCTGGCTCCACGGCGCATTACGAGGCCGAGGTGCTGGGGGAGAATCTCGCCCGGCTTGCCACCCAGGGCGGGGCCATGCGCTCTTACGAAGGCAAGGTCTTTTGCTTTATCGAGGCCGGCAAGGACCGCGCTACTTATGCGTCGTTCGACTACAAGAATCCGCCCCAGCCCCGGCCGCCGTCGCGCGCCATCCACTGGTTCAAGCTTGCCTACAATCGCTTGTACTGGAACAGCGTGCGCGGCCTGCTGTAA
- a CDS encoding sulfurtransferase TusA family protein, whose product MSEVRIVDARGSFCPGPLMELIAAMKTATIGEELEVLSTDRGSAEDIPEWIKKVGHTLVSSSEEGGVYHLRVRKTK is encoded by the coding sequence ATGAGTGAAGTCAGAATCGTCGATGCCCGCGGAAGCTTTTGTCCCGGGCCTCTCATGGAATTGATTGCCGCGATGAAGACGGCGACCATAGGCGAGGAGCTCGAGGTCCTGTCCACGGATCGGGGCTCGGCCGAGGATATCCCCGAGTGGATCAAAAAGGTCGGCCACACGCTGGTATCCAGTTCCGAGGAGGGCGGTGTCTACCACCTGCGCGTTCGCAAGACTAAATAA